The Geobacter sp. sequence CTGCCGCACCTCTGCCTGATCGAAGGCGGCAAAGTCGACCCGCTCCAGCACGGCATGGAGGCAGGTGCCGGGAACCGCGCCACGGGGGAAGGAGAAGATATCGTCAAACGCCGGGGCCGGCCGTTCCGCGGGCCGGTCGCTGCCGGGAGCTGCCGCATCCCGGTCCGGCAGCTCCATGGCGTGGGGCTTGCCAGAAACCAGGCCGGTGAAGCTGGTGACCCGCCAGGAACGGTCGATCACCCCGTGGAATTCGCGCGCCGCCATGGGGGTGCCGGCCTCAGGCGGGGCAGCGGGGAGCTGCACCGCGCCGGCAGGGGGTTCGCACAGGGCAATCGCCCTCCCTGCCCCTGCAGCGAGCCGCAGCAATAGGGTCTCCTGTTCCGTGGCGCTTTCCGCTATCGACCCCTGGCCGGAGAGCGGCTCATCGCCGGCCGGGGCGGGCCGGAAGAGAAGCCAGGCCAGGGCCGACTCCTCCGCACCGCGGAATCCGCCCCAGATCAGGTAACAGCGCTCCTTGGCCCTGGTGACCGCCACGTAGAGGAGCCGCAGGTCCTCGGCAAACCGTTCCTCCCTGGCACGGAGCCGATGGTCGTCGAGCTGCGTGGAACCGAGATCGAGCACCATCCGGTCGTTGTCGTGAAAGAGCGCGGTCCCCTCGTCGCGCACCCCTTCCCAGGCAAAGGGGCAGAAGACCACCGGGTATTCGAGCCCCTTGCTCCGGTGCACCGTGACCAGCTGGACGCAGCTCTCGTCCGTTTCCAGGCGGAGCTGGTACTCGTCGATCTCCGGCTGCTCGGCGACCCGCTCCGCCAGCCAGGCGACCAGGCCTTCCAACCCCAGCTCCCCCTCCAGCTCGGCATGGTGCAGAAGCTCCAGCAGGTGGAGGATGTTGGTGAGCCGTCGTTCGCCGTCAGAATGGGCCAGGAGCCGGGGACGGACCCCTTCGCCCGCCAGGAGCTCCGTGGCCATGGCCATGACCCCCTGTAGCGCCCAAGTGTCGTGGTAACCGCGAATCCGCTCCAGCAGGCCGGCCCAGGCGGTCGAATCCTCGTCCTCAACTGCCAGCATGGCGGCGGTCCAGCCGAGAAGGTCGGTGGCCAGTGCCCCCCGCAGGCGCGGCTCGTTGCCCGGTCCGGCAATCGCCGACAGCACCCGCCAGAGCTCCAGGGCCTCGGCCGAGCTGAACAGGCTCTCGGTGCCGTGCAGCACGCTGGGCACCCCCACCCGTTGCAGCGCCTGCTGCACCAGCCGCCCCTGGTAGTTCTTCCGCACCAGCACGGCAATGTCGCCGGCTCGCAGCGGCCGGTCCGCCAACATCGCCTCGCCGCTCCCCCCCAGCCGGATCAGCCGCGCCACCTCGGCAGCCACGTCGCGGGCGATCATCTGCTCGGCAACCGACTTGGCCGGGTGGCCGTCCCCTGCGCAGCCGTAGTTCCAGAGCACAAAGGGGGGGTCGGCCGGGAACAGGTGCTGCTGCTGGCGCTCGCTCCCCGGTGTCACCCGCCGGTAACCGATCTCGGGGAGGAGGAAGGGGTGGGCCCCGCCGAACAGCGTATTGACGGCATCGAGCAGGCCGGGGGACGAGCGCCAGTTGCGCAGCAGGGTAAATCCGTTCTCCGTGGCCACCCGGCGCGCCGCGGCCAGGTAGGCATGGAGGTCGGCCCCGCGGAAGCTGTAGATCGCCTGCTTGGGATCGCCGATGAAGAGGAGCGGCACACCGCCGTCGCCGAAGAGGCCGGCGAAGATGGCGTACTGCAGCGGATCGGTATCCTGGAACTCATCCACCAGCACCGCCCGATAGCGGCTCTTCACCCGCTCGGCCAGCCCCCTGGCGCCGCCTCCGGCAACGACCGCCTCATGGAGGGAGGAGAGCAGGTCATCGTAGGAGCGGAGGTTGCGCCGAACCTTGCGCAGGCCGAGTTCCTCCCGTGCATTCCGGAGCAGTCCCGCCCTGAGCGCCAGGAGGTTGCGGTCATACTGGGCAGAAAGCCGTCCGGCAGTTGCCAGGAGCTCTTCGCAGCAATCGAAGAACGGGTG is a genomic window containing:
- the recB gene encoding exodeoxyribonuclease V subunit beta; translated protein: MRGAGHGDLRAAARQPGGGGVRELDLFTDLPDGVTLIEAAAGTGKTYAIVALYLRLVLERELPVESILVVTFTEAATEELRDRVRQLLSLALDALSGRETEDRFIAELVRRLPDHERAGQLLTLALASFDGAAIHTIHGFCARVLQENAFECGALFDTELLADQGPLIRELADDFWRRHFYPADELFVAHALRGGLTVDSLATELRRVVGRSGLSVIPQQEPVDTADARAACCDLFRRAAGEWTAAAGEVTALLMESPSLSRTAYRLTSVPAWVAGLERYFAGSDPLDIPDKLEKFTPEGLAAGCKKGQAPPVHPFFDCCEELLATAGRLSAQYDRNLLALRAGLLRNAREELGLRKVRRNLRSYDDLLSSLHEAVVAGGGARGLAERVKSRYRAVLVDEFQDTDPLQYAIFAGLFGDGGVPLLFIGDPKQAIYSFRGADLHAYLAAARRVATENGFTLLRNWRSSPGLLDAVNTLFGGAHPFLLPEIGYRRVTPGSERQQQHLFPADPPFVLWNYGCAGDGHPAKSVAEQMIARDVAAEVARLIRLGGSGEAMLADRPLRAGDIAVLVRKNYQGRLVQQALQRVGVPSVLHGTESLFSSAEALELWRVLSAIAGPGNEPRLRGALATDLLGWTAAMLAVEDEDSTAWAGLLERIRGYHDTWALQGVMAMATELLAGEGVRPRLLAHSDGERRLTNILHLLELLHHAELEGELGLEGLVAWLAERVAEQPEIDEYQLRLETDESCVQLVTVHRSKGLEYPVVFCPFAWEGVRDEGTALFHDNDRMVLDLGSTQLDDHRLRAREERFAEDLRLLYVAVTRAKERCYLIWGGFRGAEESALAWLLFRPAPAGDEPLSGQGSIAESATEQETLLLRLAAGAGRAIALCEPPAGAVQLPAAPPEAGTPMAAREFHGVIDRSWRVTSFTGLVSGKPHAMELPDRDAAAPGSDRPAERPAPAFDDIFSFPRGAVPGTCLHAVLERVDFAAFDQAEVRQLVREQLARHGLSTEWEVAVARMIGQVVRAPLAADRPELRLERLGRGGWQPELEFMLPLAPLESGDLARVFRSHGKDGRFPDLLDELGFGRVRGMLRGFIDLVFCLDGRYFLIDWKSNYLGGQPADYSPARLNEAMEQEYYTLQYHLYVVALHRWLESRMAGYDYDRHFGGVFYLFLRGVDAATPGQGVFSARPERVLVEALSACLTDRTEVGHGG